A genome region from Salvia splendens isolate huo1 chromosome 19, SspV2, whole genome shotgun sequence includes the following:
- the LOC121780409 gene encoding uncharacterized protein LOC121780409 isoform X5: MIITTHNYIFLTTSYLLILSLHSADAKECSPCSACGAIRNISFPFRLKSDPTHCGSSEFELTCENNVTFLYLHSIKFYVKDIDYDSYAIRVVDASFNNDTICSFPITSSDSYKFTPASYSPYILDPFGELLPVNLISCPNPVLNSSHFTDMSACTLSHTRFRYVYVGHILASEVPHLCTLDLLVFTSWSGFGDFTNVSFSQIQQSLLYGFELRFCYDCYIKKSTIRGKLIHHLSGLNPFVLIPLAILVFIIAGVSLPVTIIIGIAGVLALSFTPPIHYSYDNQTMLQAINHIVFIAIFAGCLAIIGELLIYKCPTMDKIRLLILSPVVCLTIALNPLLIIIIGVGVVLPLIFIAIYNLLLRDTYMLDYLEYLVVPAIITEVIIWAPRIIICPFVFWFLINKFGRRRLSSFEGVESFLQSDNKLVPIRYSYSDIKKMTKNFEDKLGQGGYGSVYKGKLRSGNLVAVKLLRDFGANGQDFINEIATIGRIHHVNVVQLVGYCAERSKRALIFDFMPNGSLDKYIFNREKAPSLNWDMKFKIAVEVARGIRYLHHGCDIQILHFDIKPHNILLDDKFIPKISDFGLAKLCAANKEAVTLTAARGTIGYVAPELINRSIGAVSYKSDVYSFGMLLMEMVNLNKDLTRNNDESSKYFPNWIYDHLNQGKDIDIGYVNENIDRIIGRKMTIVALWCIQMSPDNRPSMNKVLEMLEGDVEHLQIPNYLSFMEGNEEESWATDSNASISLLNNNNENNIIEIISSA; encoded by the exons ATGATCATCACAACACATAACTACATCTTCCTCACCACTTCATATCTCTTGATTCTATCACTCCATTCTGCTGATGCAAAGGAGTGCAGTCCTTGTTCAGCCTGCGGTGCTATTCGCAATATCAGCTTCCCTTTCCGCCTCAAGAGCGACCCCACCCACTGCGGCAGTTCTGAATTCGAACTCACCTGCGAAAACAATGTCACCTTCCTCTATCTACACTCTATCAAGTTCTATGTCAAAGATATCGACTATGATTCCTACGCCATTAGGGTGGTTGATGCTTCCTTTAACAATGATACAATCTGCTCTTTCCCTATCACTTCCTCCGATTCCTACAAATTCACGCCTGCTTCTTATTCTCCATATATTCTTGATCCCTTTGGTGAATTACTGCCAGTTAACTTGATTAGCTGCCCCAACCCGGTGCTGAATTCTTCCCACTTTACAGATATGTCTGCCTGTACTTTATCACATACCAGATTTAGATATGTATATGTTGGGCACATCTTGGCCTCAGAGGTACCACATTTGTGTACATTAGATCTATTAGTCTTCACATCGTGGTCGGGTTTCGGTGATTTTACTAATGTTTCATTCTCACAAATACAACAATCTCTCCTGTACGGGTTTGAACTCAGATTCTGTTATGATTGCTATATAAAAAAATCCACAATACGGG ggaaactcatACATCACTTATCAGGACTTAATC CCTTTGTCCTTATTCCTCTTGCCATTCTAG TTTTCATAATTGCAGGGGTAAGCCTTCCTGTGACAATCATCATCGGAATTGCAGGTGTATTAGCACTATCATTTACTCCTCCTATACACTACA gcTACGACAATCAGACTATGCTACAAGCAATTAATCACATTGTATTCATTG CAATTTTCGCGGGTTGTTTGGCAATTATAGGTGAGCTCTTAATTTATAAATGTCCAACTATGGATAAGATTAGATTGCTAATTTTGTCTCCTGTAGTTTGTTTGACCATAGCACTAAACCCCCTTCTCATAATAATCATCGGAGTTGGAGTTGTATTGCCACTCATCTTTATTGCCATCTACAACT TACTTCTACGGGACACATATATGTTGGATTACCTTGAGTACCTCGTGGTACCTG CCATTATCACTGAGGTCATCATCTGGGCACCAAGGATAATCATTTGTCCTTTTGTATTCTGGTTTTTGATCAACAAATTCGGGAGAAGACGTTTATCCTCTTTCGAGGGAGTAGAGTCATTCCTACAAAGTGATAACAAACTCGTGCCAATAAGGTATTCCTACTCAGACATAAAGAAGATGACTAAGAACTTTGAAGATAAATTAGGCCAAGGAGGCTACGGCTCTGTTTACAAGGGAAAACTTCGAAGTGGCAATCTTGTAGCAGTCAAATTGCTTAGAGATTTCGGAGCAAACGGGCAAGACTTCATCAACGAAATAGCAACTATTGGAAGGATCCATCATGTAAATGTTGTCCAACTTGTTGGATATTGTGCTGAAAGATCAAAGCGAGCCCTCATTTTTGATTTCATGCCAAATGGTTCCCTTGACAAGTATATTTTCAATCGAGAAAAAGCACCTTCATTGAACTGGGACATGAAATTTAAGATTGCAGTTGAAGTGGCTCGAGGGATCAGGTATTTGCACCATGGTTGTGACATCCAGATCTTGCATTTTGACATCAAACCTCACAATATTCTTCTTGATGATAAGTTCATCCCAAAAATATCTGATTTCGGGTTGGCAAAATTATGCGCTGCAAACAAGGAGGCAGTGACATTGACGGCTGCCAGAGGAACCATAGGGTATGTTGCTCCTGAACTTATCAATAGAAGTATTGGTGCAGTGTCATATAAGTCTGATGTGTATAGTTTTGGGATGTTGTTGATGGAAATGGTAAACTTAAACAAAGACTTGACAAGGAACAATGATGAATCTAGTAAGTATTTCCCAAACTGGATATACGACCACTTGAACCAAGGAAAGGACATTGACATTGGATATGTTAATGAAAATATTGATAGAATCATAGGTCGAAAGATGACTATTGTTGCATTATGGTGCATACAAATGAGCCCAGACAATCGTCCATCAATGAATAAGGTGTTGGAGATGTTAGAAGGTGATGTTGAACATTTACAGATTCCCAATTATCTATCGTTTATGGAaggaaatgaggaagaaagCTGGGCTACAGATTCAAATGCTTCCATATCATTGTTGAATAATAACAATGAGAACAACATTATTGAGATTATTAGTAGTGCTTGA
- the LOC121780409 gene encoding uncharacterized protein LOC121780409 isoform X1, translated as MIITTHNYIFLTTSYLLILSLHSADAKECSPCSACGAIRNISFPFRLKSDPTHCGSSEFELTCENNVTFLYLHSIKFYVKDIDYDSYAIRVVDASFNNDTICSFPITSSDSYKFTPASYSPYILDPFGELLPVNLISCPNPVLNSSHFTDMSACTLSHTRFRYVYVGHILASEVPHLCTLDLLVFTSWSGFGDFTNVSFSQIQQSLLYGFELRFCYDCYIKKSTIRGKLIHHLSGLNPFVLIPLAILVFIIAGVSLPVTIIIGIAGVLALSFTPPIHYSKNLQFHFSFSSLLISQMFHFFYLGYDNQTMLQAINHIVFIAIFAGCLAIIGELLIYKCPTMDKIRLLILSPVVCLTIALNPLLIIIIGVGVVLPLIFIAIYNLLLRDTYMLDYLEYLVVPAIITEVIIWAPRIIICPFVFWFLINKFGRRRLSSFEGVESFLQSDNKLVPIRYSYSDIKKMTKNFEDKLGQGGYGSVYKGKLRSGNLVAVKLLRDFGANGQDFINEIATIGRIHHVNVVQLVGYCAERSKRALIFDFMPNGSLDKYIFNREKAPSLNWDMKFKIAVEVARGIRYLHHGCDIQILHFDIKPHNILLDDKFIPKISDFGLAKLCAANKEAVTLTAARGTIGYVAPELINRSIGAVSYKSDVYSFGMLLMEMVNLNKDLTRNNDESSKYFPNWIYDHLNQGKDIDIGYVNENIDRIIGRKMTIVALWCIQMSPDNRPSMNKVLEMLEGDVEHLQIPNYLSFMEGNEEESWATDSNASISLLNNNNENNIIEIISSA; from the exons ATGATCATCACAACACATAACTACATCTTCCTCACCACTTCATATCTCTTGATTCTATCACTCCATTCTGCTGATGCAAAGGAGTGCAGTCCTTGTTCAGCCTGCGGTGCTATTCGCAATATCAGCTTCCCTTTCCGCCTCAAGAGCGACCCCACCCACTGCGGCAGTTCTGAATTCGAACTCACCTGCGAAAACAATGTCACCTTCCTCTATCTACACTCTATCAAGTTCTATGTCAAAGATATCGACTATGATTCCTACGCCATTAGGGTGGTTGATGCTTCCTTTAACAATGATACAATCTGCTCTTTCCCTATCACTTCCTCCGATTCCTACAAATTCACGCCTGCTTCTTATTCTCCATATATTCTTGATCCCTTTGGTGAATTACTGCCAGTTAACTTGATTAGCTGCCCCAACCCGGTGCTGAATTCTTCCCACTTTACAGATATGTCTGCCTGTACTTTATCACATACCAGATTTAGATATGTATATGTTGGGCACATCTTGGCCTCAGAGGTACCACATTTGTGTACATTAGATCTATTAGTCTTCACATCGTGGTCGGGTTTCGGTGATTTTACTAATGTTTCATTCTCACAAATACAACAATCTCTCCTGTACGGGTTTGAACTCAGATTCTGTTATGATTGCTATATAAAAAAATCCACAATACGGG ggaaactcatACATCACTTATCAGGACTTAATC CCTTTGTCCTTATTCCTCTTGCCATTCTAG TTTTCATAATTGCAGGGGTAAGCCTTCCTGTGACAATCATCATCGGAATTGCAGGTGTATTAGCACTATCATTTACTCCTCCTATACACTACAGTAAGAATCTTCAATTTCATTTCTCTTTTTCGTCTCTCTTAATCTCTCAAatgttccattttttttatttaggcTACGACAATCAGACTATGCTACAAGCAATTAATCACATTGTATTCATTG CAATTTTCGCGGGTTGTTTGGCAATTATAGGTGAGCTCTTAATTTATAAATGTCCAACTATGGATAAGATTAGATTGCTAATTTTGTCTCCTGTAGTTTGTTTGACCATAGCACTAAACCCCCTTCTCATAATAATCATCGGAGTTGGAGTTGTATTGCCACTCATCTTTATTGCCATCTACAACT TACTTCTACGGGACACATATATGTTGGATTACCTTGAGTACCTCGTGGTACCTG CCATTATCACTGAGGTCATCATCTGGGCACCAAGGATAATCATTTGTCCTTTTGTATTCTGGTTTTTGATCAACAAATTCGGGAGAAGACGTTTATCCTCTTTCGAGGGAGTAGAGTCATTCCTACAAAGTGATAACAAACTCGTGCCAATAAGGTATTCCTACTCAGACATAAAGAAGATGACTAAGAACTTTGAAGATAAATTAGGCCAAGGAGGCTACGGCTCTGTTTACAAGGGAAAACTTCGAAGTGGCAATCTTGTAGCAGTCAAATTGCTTAGAGATTTCGGAGCAAACGGGCAAGACTTCATCAACGAAATAGCAACTATTGGAAGGATCCATCATGTAAATGTTGTCCAACTTGTTGGATATTGTGCTGAAAGATCAAAGCGAGCCCTCATTTTTGATTTCATGCCAAATGGTTCCCTTGACAAGTATATTTTCAATCGAGAAAAAGCACCTTCATTGAACTGGGACATGAAATTTAAGATTGCAGTTGAAGTGGCTCGAGGGATCAGGTATTTGCACCATGGTTGTGACATCCAGATCTTGCATTTTGACATCAAACCTCACAATATTCTTCTTGATGATAAGTTCATCCCAAAAATATCTGATTTCGGGTTGGCAAAATTATGCGCTGCAAACAAGGAGGCAGTGACATTGACGGCTGCCAGAGGAACCATAGGGTATGTTGCTCCTGAACTTATCAATAGAAGTATTGGTGCAGTGTCATATAAGTCTGATGTGTATAGTTTTGGGATGTTGTTGATGGAAATGGTAAACTTAAACAAAGACTTGACAAGGAACAATGATGAATCTAGTAAGTATTTCCCAAACTGGATATACGACCACTTGAACCAAGGAAAGGACATTGACATTGGATATGTTAATGAAAATATTGATAGAATCATAGGTCGAAAGATGACTATTGTTGCATTATGGTGCATACAAATGAGCCCAGACAATCGTCCATCAATGAATAAGGTGTTGGAGATGTTAGAAGGTGATGTTGAACATTTACAGATTCCCAATTATCTATCGTTTATGGAaggaaatgaggaagaaagCTGGGCTACAGATTCAAATGCTTCCATATCATTGTTGAATAATAACAATGAGAACAACATTATTGAGATTATTAGTAGTGCTTGA
- the LOC121780409 gene encoding uncharacterized protein LOC121780409 isoform X4, with product MIITTHNYIFLTTSYLLILSLHSADAKECSPCSACGAIRNISFPFRLKSDPTHCGSSEFELTCENNVTFLYLHSIKFYVKDIDYDSYAIRVVDASFNNDTICSFPITSSDSYKFTPASYSPYILDPFGELLPVNLISCPNPVLNSSHFTDMSACTLSHTRFRYVYVGHILASEVPHLCTLDLLVFTSWSGFGDFTNVSFSQIQQSLLYGFELRFCYDCYIKKSTIRGKLIHHLSGLNPFVLIPLAILVFIIAGVSLPVTIIIGIAGVLALSFTPPIHYSKNLQFHFSFSSLLISQMFHFFYLGYDNQTMLQAINHIVFIAIFAGCLAIIVCLTIALNPLLIIIIGVGVVLPLIFIAIYNLLLRDTYMLDYLEYLVVPAIITEVIIWAPRIIICPFVFWFLINKFGRRRLSSFEGVESFLQSDNKLVPIRYSYSDIKKMTKNFEDKLGQGGYGSVYKGKLRSGNLVAVKLLRDFGANGQDFINEIATIGRIHHVNVVQLVGYCAERSKRALIFDFMPNGSLDKYIFNREKAPSLNWDMKFKIAVEVARGIRYLHHGCDIQILHFDIKPHNILLDDKFIPKISDFGLAKLCAANKEAVTLTAARGTIGYVAPELINRSIGAVSYKSDVYSFGMLLMEMVNLNKDLTRNNDESSKYFPNWIYDHLNQGKDIDIGYVNENIDRIIGRKMTIVALWCIQMSPDNRPSMNKVLEMLEGDVEHLQIPNYLSFMEGNEEESWATDSNASISLLNNNNENNIIEIISSA from the exons ATGATCATCACAACACATAACTACATCTTCCTCACCACTTCATATCTCTTGATTCTATCACTCCATTCTGCTGATGCAAAGGAGTGCAGTCCTTGTTCAGCCTGCGGTGCTATTCGCAATATCAGCTTCCCTTTCCGCCTCAAGAGCGACCCCACCCACTGCGGCAGTTCTGAATTCGAACTCACCTGCGAAAACAATGTCACCTTCCTCTATCTACACTCTATCAAGTTCTATGTCAAAGATATCGACTATGATTCCTACGCCATTAGGGTGGTTGATGCTTCCTTTAACAATGATACAATCTGCTCTTTCCCTATCACTTCCTCCGATTCCTACAAATTCACGCCTGCTTCTTATTCTCCATATATTCTTGATCCCTTTGGTGAATTACTGCCAGTTAACTTGATTAGCTGCCCCAACCCGGTGCTGAATTCTTCCCACTTTACAGATATGTCTGCCTGTACTTTATCACATACCAGATTTAGATATGTATATGTTGGGCACATCTTGGCCTCAGAGGTACCACATTTGTGTACATTAGATCTATTAGTCTTCACATCGTGGTCGGGTTTCGGTGATTTTACTAATGTTTCATTCTCACAAATACAACAATCTCTCCTGTACGGGTTTGAACTCAGATTCTGTTATGATTGCTATATAAAAAAATCCACAATACGGG ggaaactcatACATCACTTATCAGGACTTAATC CCTTTGTCCTTATTCCTCTTGCCATTCTAG TTTTCATAATTGCAGGGGTAAGCCTTCCTGTGACAATCATCATCGGAATTGCAGGTGTATTAGCACTATCATTTACTCCTCCTATACACTACAGTAAGAATCTTCAATTTCATTTCTCTTTTTCGTCTCTCTTAATCTCTCAAatgttccattttttttatttaggcTACGACAATCAGACTATGCTACAAGCAATTAATCACATTGTATTCATTG CAATTTTCGCGGGTTGTTTGGCAATTATAG TTTGTTTGACCATAGCACTAAACCCCCTTCTCATAATAATCATCGGAGTTGGAGTTGTATTGCCACTCATCTTTATTGCCATCTACAACT TACTTCTACGGGACACATATATGTTGGATTACCTTGAGTACCTCGTGGTACCTG CCATTATCACTGAGGTCATCATCTGGGCACCAAGGATAATCATTTGTCCTTTTGTATTCTGGTTTTTGATCAACAAATTCGGGAGAAGACGTTTATCCTCTTTCGAGGGAGTAGAGTCATTCCTACAAAGTGATAACAAACTCGTGCCAATAAGGTATTCCTACTCAGACATAAAGAAGATGACTAAGAACTTTGAAGATAAATTAGGCCAAGGAGGCTACGGCTCTGTTTACAAGGGAAAACTTCGAAGTGGCAATCTTGTAGCAGTCAAATTGCTTAGAGATTTCGGAGCAAACGGGCAAGACTTCATCAACGAAATAGCAACTATTGGAAGGATCCATCATGTAAATGTTGTCCAACTTGTTGGATATTGTGCTGAAAGATCAAAGCGAGCCCTCATTTTTGATTTCATGCCAAATGGTTCCCTTGACAAGTATATTTTCAATCGAGAAAAAGCACCTTCATTGAACTGGGACATGAAATTTAAGATTGCAGTTGAAGTGGCTCGAGGGATCAGGTATTTGCACCATGGTTGTGACATCCAGATCTTGCATTTTGACATCAAACCTCACAATATTCTTCTTGATGATAAGTTCATCCCAAAAATATCTGATTTCGGGTTGGCAAAATTATGCGCTGCAAACAAGGAGGCAGTGACATTGACGGCTGCCAGAGGAACCATAGGGTATGTTGCTCCTGAACTTATCAATAGAAGTATTGGTGCAGTGTCATATAAGTCTGATGTGTATAGTTTTGGGATGTTGTTGATGGAAATGGTAAACTTAAACAAAGACTTGACAAGGAACAATGATGAATCTAGTAAGTATTTCCCAAACTGGATATACGACCACTTGAACCAAGGAAAGGACATTGACATTGGATATGTTAATGAAAATATTGATAGAATCATAGGTCGAAAGATGACTATTGTTGCATTATGGTGCATACAAATGAGCCCAGACAATCGTCCATCAATGAATAAGGTGTTGGAGATGTTAGAAGGTGATGTTGAACATTTACAGATTCCCAATTATCTATCGTTTATGGAaggaaatgaggaagaaagCTGGGCTACAGATTCAAATGCTTCCATATCATTGTTGAATAATAACAATGAGAACAACATTATTGAGATTATTAGTAGTGCTTGA
- the LOC121780409 gene encoding cysteine-rich receptor-like protein kinase 41 isoform X8 translates to MIITTHNYIFLTTSYLLILSLHSADAKECSPCSACGAIRNISFPFRLKSDPTHCGSSEFELTCENNVTFLYLHSIKFYVKDIDYDSYAIRVVDASFNNDTICSFPITSSDSYKFTPASYSPYILDPFGELLPVNLISCPNPVLNSSHFTDMSACTLSHTRFRYVYVGHILASEVPHLCTLDLLVFTSWSGFGDFTNVSFSQIQQSLLYGFELRFCYDCYIKKSTIRGKLIHHLSGLNPFVLIPLAILVFIIAGVSLPVTIIIGIAGVLALSFTPPIHYSYDNQTMLQAINHIVFIAIFAGCLAIIVCLTIALNPLLIIIIGVGVVLPLIFIAIYNLLLRDTYMLDYLEYLVVPAIITEVIIWAPRIIICPFVFWFLINKFGRRRLSSFEGVESFLQSDNKLVPIRYSYSDIKKMTKNFEDKLGQGGYGSVYKGKLRSGNLVAVKLLRDFGANGQDFINEIATIGRIHHVNVVQLVGYCAERSKRALIFDFMPNGSLDKYIFNREKAPSLNWDMKFKIAVEVARGIRYLHHGCDIQILHFDIKPHNILLDDKFIPKISDFGLAKLCAANKEAVTLTAARGTIGYVAPELINRSIGAVSYKSDVYSFGMLLMEMVNLNKDLTRNNDESSKYFPNWIYDHLNQGKDIDIGYVNENIDRIIGRKMTIVALWCIQMSPDNRPSMNKVLEMLEGDVEHLQIPNYLSFMEGNEEESWATDSNASISLLNNNNENNIIEIISSA, encoded by the exons ATGATCATCACAACACATAACTACATCTTCCTCACCACTTCATATCTCTTGATTCTATCACTCCATTCTGCTGATGCAAAGGAGTGCAGTCCTTGTTCAGCCTGCGGTGCTATTCGCAATATCAGCTTCCCTTTCCGCCTCAAGAGCGACCCCACCCACTGCGGCAGTTCTGAATTCGAACTCACCTGCGAAAACAATGTCACCTTCCTCTATCTACACTCTATCAAGTTCTATGTCAAAGATATCGACTATGATTCCTACGCCATTAGGGTGGTTGATGCTTCCTTTAACAATGATACAATCTGCTCTTTCCCTATCACTTCCTCCGATTCCTACAAATTCACGCCTGCTTCTTATTCTCCATATATTCTTGATCCCTTTGGTGAATTACTGCCAGTTAACTTGATTAGCTGCCCCAACCCGGTGCTGAATTCTTCCCACTTTACAGATATGTCTGCCTGTACTTTATCACATACCAGATTTAGATATGTATATGTTGGGCACATCTTGGCCTCAGAGGTACCACATTTGTGTACATTAGATCTATTAGTCTTCACATCGTGGTCGGGTTTCGGTGATTTTACTAATGTTTCATTCTCACAAATACAACAATCTCTCCTGTACGGGTTTGAACTCAGATTCTGTTATGATTGCTATATAAAAAAATCCACAATACGGG ggaaactcatACATCACTTATCAGGACTTAATC CCTTTGTCCTTATTCCTCTTGCCATTCTAG TTTTCATAATTGCAGGGGTAAGCCTTCCTGTGACAATCATCATCGGAATTGCAGGTGTATTAGCACTATCATTTACTCCTCCTATACACTACA gcTACGACAATCAGACTATGCTACAAGCAATTAATCACATTGTATTCATTG CAATTTTCGCGGGTTGTTTGGCAATTATAG TTTGTTTGACCATAGCACTAAACCCCCTTCTCATAATAATCATCGGAGTTGGAGTTGTATTGCCACTCATCTTTATTGCCATCTACAACT TACTTCTACGGGACACATATATGTTGGATTACCTTGAGTACCTCGTGGTACCTG CCATTATCACTGAGGTCATCATCTGGGCACCAAGGATAATCATTTGTCCTTTTGTATTCTGGTTTTTGATCAACAAATTCGGGAGAAGACGTTTATCCTCTTTCGAGGGAGTAGAGTCATTCCTACAAAGTGATAACAAACTCGTGCCAATAAGGTATTCCTACTCAGACATAAAGAAGATGACTAAGAACTTTGAAGATAAATTAGGCCAAGGAGGCTACGGCTCTGTTTACAAGGGAAAACTTCGAAGTGGCAATCTTGTAGCAGTCAAATTGCTTAGAGATTTCGGAGCAAACGGGCAAGACTTCATCAACGAAATAGCAACTATTGGAAGGATCCATCATGTAAATGTTGTCCAACTTGTTGGATATTGTGCTGAAAGATCAAAGCGAGCCCTCATTTTTGATTTCATGCCAAATGGTTCCCTTGACAAGTATATTTTCAATCGAGAAAAAGCACCTTCATTGAACTGGGACATGAAATTTAAGATTGCAGTTGAAGTGGCTCGAGGGATCAGGTATTTGCACCATGGTTGTGACATCCAGATCTTGCATTTTGACATCAAACCTCACAATATTCTTCTTGATGATAAGTTCATCCCAAAAATATCTGATTTCGGGTTGGCAAAATTATGCGCTGCAAACAAGGAGGCAGTGACATTGACGGCTGCCAGAGGAACCATAGGGTATGTTGCTCCTGAACTTATCAATAGAAGTATTGGTGCAGTGTCATATAAGTCTGATGTGTATAGTTTTGGGATGTTGTTGATGGAAATGGTAAACTTAAACAAAGACTTGACAAGGAACAATGATGAATCTAGTAAGTATTTCCCAAACTGGATATACGACCACTTGAACCAAGGAAAGGACATTGACATTGGATATGTTAATGAAAATATTGATAGAATCATAGGTCGAAAGATGACTATTGTTGCATTATGGTGCATACAAATGAGCCCAGACAATCGTCCATCAATGAATAAGGTGTTGGAGATGTTAGAAGGTGATGTTGAACATTTACAGATTCCCAATTATCTATCGTTTATGGAaggaaatgaggaagaaagCTGGGCTACAGATTCAAATGCTTCCATATCATTGTTGAATAATAACAATGAGAACAACATTATTGAGATTATTAGTAGTGCTTGA